ATTTCTTTTTCTTCATTCTGCTGATGTGATGCCTTAATTTTTCAAAAATATTTTTAGAAGCAGCTTCAGCTGCAGACGCCCCTTTCTCCAGGCCTTTTTCAACTAATTCCCTGCCTGCATTGAATGTTTTCTTTATCCTGGGGCCATACCATTCCATTACAGCATCAACATCAGTTATCCTGCTCAAGTATTTCTCAATGAAAACAACATTTTCAATTGTATATCGCAGTGGCTCTGGCGGCTTTTCATCAGCATAGCCTATTGTGATAATTGCCTGCGGCCTTGCATAATCCGGAATGCCGCATGTTCTTTTCACAGCTTCCTCTTCAAATGCGCCGACCCAGCAAGCGCCTAAGCCAAGGGCATTAGCTGCCAGAAGCATGTTTTCAACTGCAGCTGCGCAATTCTGTATTGCATACAGCCTTTCCCCTCTGACTCCATAGAACTGGACAGCCCTTTCAAGGACAGTGCAGACAACAATATGGACAGGGGCATCAGCCATCCAGTACTGCTGCAGAGAGGCTTCTGCCAATGACCTTCTTTTATCAGCTTCTGTTACAACAATGAATTTCCAATTTTGCAGATTCCCGGAAGAAGGTGCATATCTCGCAGCGTCTAAGACCTGCCCTATCTTATCCCATTCAACAGGAATTGTCAAATACTTCCTGACAGAACGCCTTGTCCTTATGCATTCAAAAATGTCCATTTTACCTCTTTTAGAGAATATTTAAATATTACTTATATTTATATTTATTGATAATGTAAAGTGAACCTGTAAAGTATGCATTTGCAAACAAAAATCGGAAAAATAACACCACCAATGGCTGTCGCATTTTTGCTAAAGCAAAAATGCTCGTTCGCCATACCACAACCCTATACTTCGCTTCGCTCGTATAGGAACGTGGTATGTCTCACCAGCCTTGGTGTTATTTTTCCTCAATAAGAAAAAATCCAGCCATGACGCCGACGAGGCAGGGGACGCTCCCTACGGGATGCCGAGTAGGACAAAACGAAGTTTTGTCCGTAGGCGTCATGGTTGGCTGGATTTTTTCAGAATGAAATGTATAGTTAACTTTATTAAAAGATAAACAATTCACTATACTTGAACAAGAGGCAACAAATGAAATACTCAGAATTAGTTGAAATCTATGAAAAGCTGGAAGCGACAACAAAACACCTTGAAAAAACAGCTATTATTGAGGAGATTCTTAAAAAAGCAAAAGCCGATGACCTGAAGGATATTGTTTACTTGCTTGAAGGCAGAGTTTTCCCGGAGTGGGATGAAAGGAAAATCGGCTTCAGCAATAGGCTTGTGATTAAAGCAA
The sequence above is drawn from the Candidatus Woesearchaeota archaeon genome and encodes:
- a CDS encoding nitroreductase family protein translates to MDIFECIRTRRSVRKYLTIPVEWDKIGQVLDAARYAPSSGNLQNWKFIVVTEADKRRSLAEASLQQYWMADAPVHIVVCTVLERAVQFYGVRGERLYAIQNCAAAVENMLLAANALGLGACWVGAFEEEAVKRTCGIPDYARPQAIITIGYADEKPPEPLRYTIENVVFIEKYLSRITDVDAVMEWYGPRIKKTFNAGRELVEKGLEKGASAAEAASKNIFEKLRHHISRMKKKK